A single Rhodothermales bacterium DNA region contains:
- a CDS encoding ABC transporter permease produces the protein MLKTYLTVTLRNLRRQPVATLINVVGLGAAMTLSLLVLLLVQDQRSYDRFNAKADRIVRVLAARPDRRALAATPAYLGPSLKQDVPEVEEVVRFGQIRSDASANDKALFVNGLHVEPSFFSLFDFELVAGDPATALAGPHRIILTEETAARFFGDANPIGQSFELTRFGQYTVTGVVRTAHVKSHLRFDVLASFETLSTLDSGREELQNADNFWHFATYVLLKPGADPAVLAPHLARYAERYRGDYVMYLQRLTAITLGPEVGNEIASYNLPGFLVWALLGLGISVVIVAVFNYVGLAVAQSTRRAREVGIRKAIGATPGHLRAQFLAESIFTALAALVVGLMMVSLLVPAFNQISILSELDVAVSPSMLLSPGLIAIYLVFALGVGLLAGVFPAFRLSSFRPSAVLRGGIDSQGRSASRLRLTLTFAQLAFSFFFIVTTVLLVRQFGYMREGHFGFNVDDQLVIDLQGNDSALLRQELLRVPDVVEAGATSRLPAASGGTSAYMAYGQDTVRTNYFSASAGFIRNLDLVFLAGRNFQEEAGSTPGVLLNETAARRFGFHVFDDALGASVAFRDSLQPVVGVVRDFQVDMMSTAPEPLLILNDPAAFLTLSVRTTPGREEAVSAALKAIWARIDSQHTLEIQRYALEARDNAVNKSFRDITAIVGWLAVLALAIACLGLLSMVAYVVARRVKEVGIRKVLGASVAQVSWLLSREFLLLALGAAALAFPVAYYVNNLWLNTFYDRVAFGAGVMLTGLAIVLTLVLITVLSQAVRAALADPVESLRYE, from the coding sequence ATGCTGAAAACCTACCTGACCGTCACCCTCCGCAACCTGCGCCGCCAGCCGGTAGCCACCCTCATCAACGTGGTGGGCCTCGGCGCGGCGATGACGTTGAGCCTGCTGGTGCTGCTGCTCGTCCAGGACCAGCGTAGCTACGATCGGTTCAATGCGAAGGCGGATCGGATCGTGCGGGTCCTCGCCGCGCGTCCGGATCGGCGCGCGCTGGCCGCCACGCCGGCGTATCTGGGGCCGTCGCTCAAGCAGGATGTCCCCGAGGTGGAGGAGGTCGTCCGGTTCGGCCAGATCCGTTCCGATGCCTCGGCGAACGACAAGGCGCTGTTCGTGAACGGGCTGCACGTCGAGCCGTCCTTCTTTTCGCTGTTCGATTTCGAACTCGTCGCCGGGGACCCGGCCACGGCGCTTGCCGGCCCCCATCGGATCATCCTGACCGAAGAAACGGCGGCCAGGTTTTTTGGCGACGCGAACCCGATCGGCCAGTCCTTCGAACTGACCCGTTTCGGACAGTATACCGTCACCGGCGTGGTGCGGACCGCCCACGTGAAGTCGCACCTTCGGTTCGACGTCCTCGCTTCCTTCGAGACGCTCTCGACCCTCGACAGCGGACGCGAGGAACTGCAGAATGCCGATAATTTCTGGCATTTTGCCACCTACGTGCTGCTAAAACCCGGTGCGGATCCCGCCGTGCTGGCCCCTCACCTGGCGCGGTATGCCGAGCGGTATCGGGGCGATTATGTGATGTATCTGCAGCGGCTTACCGCAATCACCCTCGGGCCGGAGGTGGGCAACGAGATCGCTTCGTACAACCTGCCCGGGTTTCTGGTGTGGGCGCTGCTGGGGCTCGGGATTTCCGTCGTGATCGTCGCCGTGTTCAACTACGTCGGGCTCGCCGTCGCGCAATCGACTCGGCGGGCCCGGGAGGTAGGGATACGCAAGGCCATCGGCGCGACCCCCGGGCATCTGCGGGCTCAGTTTCTGGCCGAATCGATCTTCACGGCGTTGGCGGCGCTCGTCGTGGGACTGATGATGGTGTCGCTGCTGGTGCCGGCCTTCAATCAGATCTCGATCCTGTCCGAACTCGACGTCGCCGTGAGCCCGTCCATGCTGCTGAGTCCGGGCCTGATCGCGATCTATCTGGTCTTCGCACTCGGGGTCGGGTTGCTGGCCGGCGTGTTTCCGGCGTTCAGGCTCTCGTCGTTTCGGCCCTCCGCCGTGCTGCGGGGCGGCATCGACAGCCAGGGGCGCTCGGCATCGCGTCTGCGACTGACCCTGACCTTCGCTCAGCTGGCCTTCTCGTTTTTCTTCATCGTCACCACGGTCTTGCTGGTACGCCAGTTCGGCTACATGCGGGAGGGGCACTTCGGGTTCAACGTGGACGACCAGCTGGTGATCGACCTGCAGGGCAACGACAGCGCGCTGCTGCGGCAGGAGCTGCTGCGCGTGCCGGATGTCGTCGAGGCGGGGGCCACGTCGCGTCTGCCGGCTGCCAGCGGCGGGACGTCGGCGTACATGGCGTATGGGCAGGATACCGTGCGGACGAACTACTTTAGCGCCAGCGCCGGCTTCATCAGAAATCTCGACCTCGTCTTCCTCGCGGGGCGCAACTTCCAGGAGGAAGCCGGGAGCACGCCCGGCGTGCTGCTCAACGAGACGGCCGCTCGCCGTTTTGGATTCCATGTCTTCGACGACGCGCTCGGGGCCTCCGTCGCCTTCAGGGACAGCCTGCAGCCAGTCGTAGGGGTAGTGCGCGATTTCCAGGTGGACATGATGTCGACCGCGCCCGAGCCGCTGCTCATCCTGAACGACCCCGCCGCCTTCCTCACCCTGTCTGTTCGCACGACGCCGGGTCGCGAAGAGGCGGTTTCAGCCGCCTTGAAAGCGATCTGGGCGCGGATCGATAGCCAGCACACCCTGGAGATCCAGCGGTATGCGCTCGAAGCGCGCGACAACGCGGTCAACAAATCCTTCCGCGACATCACCGCGATCGTCGGGTGGCTGGCGGTGCTGGCGCTGGCGATCGCCTGCCTGGGCCTCCTGAGCATGGTCGCCTACGTCGTGGCCCGTCGGGTGAAGGAGGTGGGCATCCGGAAGGTGCTGGGCGCCAGCGTGGCCCAGGTGAGCTGGTTGCTGTCGCGCGAATTTCTGCTGCTCGCGCTGGGCGCCGCCGCGCTCGCGTTTCCGGTCGCCTATTACGTCAACAACCTCTGGTTGAACACCTTCTACGACCGGGTCGCGTTCGGCGCCGGCGTGATGCTGACGGGTCTCGCCATCGTGCTCACGCTCGTGCTGATCACCGTCCTCTCGCAAGCCGTCCGCGCGGCGCTGGCGGATCCTGTGGAAAGCCTTCGTTACGAATAG
- a CDS encoding ABC transporter permease, protein MLKNYLIIALRNLNRHRGYSALNVVGLSVGIAAAMLIGRYVQHERSYDRFHERSERVYRLVTEMGTFGTMATAFAQAGVYFRDQIPGVVDAVRLHRQETVLRRAGALQSEPRFFYADPSFFEVFSYPLIAGDPATALVAPRSVILTASTAQRYFGDADPLGRTLEQADGEVLTVTGIVADPPTNTHLHFDLLASFSSLRQTDGEGRPEQLSSYTYLLLAPDADLDAIQARMDAFSETDPEQVAAVLGMALRGMRFHLQPLVDIHLHSALRGEAEANSEARLPFLFGLVAIVLIAIAMINYMNLATARALQRSREVGVRKVVGAGRAQLMGQFMGEALVLSALSVGLACLLAQLAAPLFNQLTDRELAGGLFSGPRAWGMLAGFTLLIGLLAGWYPALHLSAFQPMSVLKGRSRGGGGQVRRALVAVQFTMSIVLIVVTLVIGRQVRFIQTKDPGYEIEQLLSIPMQGPLTAQADVFRAALSEVPGVASVSNAFGMPLDGGIISTKTIGDQQALLHYLKVDERYFATVGMRVVAGRGFRAEGDSTALLLNETAARLFGVQDRVGEVLDEASFPGQTLIGIVSDFHLASLHAPIEPAVFEKPGDWRSMFFPGTFVVRLAPGADVAGALAAMRAVWQAFVDDRPFTYTFADAAWASRHRDETRLGDLTRSFALLALFIACLGLFGLAAFTAEQRTKEIGIRKVLGASVAGLVRLLTADVLKLVGISSLVAAPIALVLMQHWLGEFAYRIDLGADVFLLAGGGALAIAFLTVAWQAVRAAVADPVKSLRYE, encoded by the coding sequence ATGCTGAAAAACTACCTCATCATCGCCCTTCGCAACCTCAACCGGCATCGAGGCTACAGCGCCCTCAATGTGGTGGGGTTGAGTGTGGGCATCGCCGCGGCGATGCTGATCGGGCGCTACGTGCAGCACGAGCGGTCGTACGACCGGTTTCACGAACGGAGCGAGCGGGTGTACCGGCTCGTGACGGAGATGGGCACCTTCGGCACAATGGCGACGGCGTTTGCGCAGGCCGGCGTCTACTTCCGGGACCAGATCCCCGGCGTCGTGGATGCCGTGCGGTTGCATCGGCAGGAGACGGTGCTCCGGCGCGCCGGCGCGTTGCAGTCCGAGCCCCGGTTTTTTTATGCCGATCCCTCGTTCTTCGAGGTGTTCTCCTACCCGCTGATCGCCGGCGACCCCGCCACGGCGTTGGTTGCGCCGCGCAGCGTCATCCTGACGGCGTCGACGGCGCAGCGTTATTTCGGCGATGCGGACCCCCTCGGGCGGACGCTCGAACAGGCGGACGGCGAGGTGCTCACGGTCACCGGCATCGTGGCGGACCCGCCCACCAACACGCATCTGCACTTCGACCTGCTGGCGTCGTTTTCCTCGCTGCGGCAGACCGACGGCGAGGGCCGGCCCGAGCAGCTATCGAGCTACACCTACCTCCTCCTCGCGCCCGATGCCGATCTCGACGCCATCCAGGCGCGGATGGACGCGTTTTCCGAAACCGACCCCGAGCAGGTCGCGGCCGTGCTCGGCATGGCGTTGCGCGGGATGCGCTTTCATCTGCAGCCGCTGGTCGATATCCACCTGCATTCCGCGCTGCGCGGCGAGGCGGAGGCCAATAGCGAAGCGCGTCTGCCGTTCCTGTTCGGCCTCGTGGCCATCGTCCTGATCGCCATCGCGATGATCAATTACATGAACCTGGCCACGGCGCGCGCGCTGCAGCGTTCCCGCGAAGTGGGGGTCCGCAAGGTAGTGGGGGCCGGCCGGGCGCAGCTCATGGGACAGTTCATGGGCGAGGCACTGGTGCTGAGCGCGTTGTCGGTGGGGCTCGCGTGCCTCCTCGCGCAGCTCGCCGCGCCCCTGTTCAACCAGCTGACGGACCGGGAGCTGGCCGGCGGCCTGTTCAGCGGTCCCCGAGCATGGGGCATGCTTGCCGGTTTTACGCTGCTGATCGGGTTGCTCGCCGGCTGGTATCCCGCGCTCCATCTTTCCGCCTTCCAGCCGATGAGCGTTCTGAAGGGGCGTTCCCGCGGCGGGGGCGGGCAGGTGCGACGCGCCCTGGTCGCCGTTCAGTTCACGATGTCGATCGTCCTCATCGTCGTGACGCTGGTGATCGGCCGGCAGGTGCGGTTTATCCAGACCAAAGACCCCGGTTATGAGATCGAGCAGCTCCTGAGCATCCCGATGCAGGGCCCCCTCACGGCCCAGGCCGACGTCTTCCGGGCGGCCCTCAGCGAGGTGCCGGGTGTGGCGTCGGTGTCCAACGCGTTCGGGATGCCGCTCGATGGCGGGATCATCTCGACGAAAACCATCGGCGATCAGCAAGCGCTCCTGCATTACCTGAAAGTGGACGAACGCTATTTCGCTACCGTCGGCATGCGCGTCGTCGCCGGCCGGGGATTTCGCGCGGAGGGGGATTCGACGGCCTTGCTGCTCAACGAAACGGCGGCCCGCCTTTTCGGGGTGCAGGACCGGGTGGGCGAGGTCCTGGACGAGGCCTCCTTTCCGGGGCAAACGCTGATCGGCATCGTGTCCGACTTCCATCTGGCGTCCCTGCATGCCCCCATCGAGCCGGCCGTCTTCGAGAAGCCGGGCGACTGGCGGTCGATGTTTTTCCCGGGTACGTTCGTCGTGCGGCTCGCGCCCGGGGCGGATGTGGCCGGCGCGCTCGCCGCCATGCGCGCCGTGTGGCAGGCGTTCGTTGACGACCGCCCCTTCACGTACACCTTCGCCGATGCGGCCTGGGCGTCGCGGCATCGTGACGAGACACGCCTGGGCGACCTCACGCGCAGCTTCGCATTGCTGGCGCTCTTCATCGCCTGTCTGGGCCTCTTCGGTCTGGCCGCCTTCACGGCCGAGCAGCGGACCAAGGAGATCGGCATCCGCAAGGTGCTCGGCGCGTCGGTCGCCGGCCTGGTCCGCCTGCTCACCGCCGATGTGCTCAAGCTGGTGGGCATCTCGTCGCTCGTCGCCGCACCCATCGCACTCGTCCTGATGCAGCATTGGCTCGGCGAATTCGCGTACAGGATCGACCTGGGCGCCGATGTATTTCTGCTGGCCGGCGGCGGCGCGCTGGCCATCGCCTTCCTCACCGTAGCCTGGCAGGCCGTCCGCGCCGCCGTGGCCGACCCCGTAAAAAGCCTGCGCTACGAATAG
- a CDS encoding ABC transporter permease, whose protein sequence is MLKNYLKITLRNLRRQKGYAFINIAGLAIGVACCLLLFLFIQYEAGFDTSHAKRDRIYRVLHRETMPDGGLYYRVLQFPETAPGVAEQVPGIESYTRLVRNNFLVRQDLESNVEPFFYADSTVFDVFTLPFVAGDPARSLRNPESAVISERIATKYFGTMDLASVVGQRLQVLTQNGPSDFVVDGVMRDMPAQSSLQMDILIPFAQYPNFGMGANNWGGRASTYLLLEEGQDPAAVEAAFVPLVRSTFADFIERRREAGYLADGDDAFRLVLQPLVRLHFQPEIVSIYEQATHNPLYSWAMGGIGLLVLLIACINFMTLAIGRSSSRSREVGVRKVLGARRGQLAQQFLGEAAVMSAAAVALAVILCWAALPLFKSLTGLPLTMQPLATPASVGALLLLAAAIGLLAGSYPTFVLSAFKPINALKGEARVGGRVRLTRGLVVFQYALAIALMIATTIMTRQLNYLRHKDLGFDSEQVVVLNTFDFSEQSIQTVESFKQALAGRPEIVSAAGAGYSFTRSYDTVSWQEPDGTPRASARLRVDYEYLDTAGMELVAGRNFSRDYPSDPTHAAIVNESFAKAFGWDQPIGQRLLGYNDDEGAEPLTVIGVVKDYHSRSLHEPIGPSFWHMTPSYGFGNVLVRVRPGRVTEALQTIEDTWKAVSPDHPFSFFFLDDDVQQQYAAERRWGQIVGYSTLFAILIASMGLVGLAALAASRRTKEIGVRKVLGASVPALVGLLSRDFLKLVALATVIAWPIAFFGMRRWLETFAYRSDMNAGIFLLVGLAAVLIAFLAIAYQAIRAAIADPVKSLRYE, encoded by the coding sequence ATGCTGAAAAACTACCTCAAGATCACGCTCCGAAACCTGCGCCGGCAGAAAGGTTACGCGTTCATCAACATCGCCGGCCTGGCGATCGGCGTGGCCTGCTGCCTGCTGCTGTTTCTGTTCATTCAGTACGAGGCCGGCTTCGATACCTCCCATGCGAAACGGGATCGGATCTACCGGGTGCTCCACCGGGAAACGATGCCGGATGGCGGGCTGTACTATCGGGTCCTTCAGTTCCCCGAGACCGCTCCCGGCGTGGCCGAACAGGTACCCGGCATCGAGAGCTATACCCGGCTGGTGCGCAACAACTTCCTGGTACGGCAGGATCTGGAGTCCAACGTCGAGCCGTTTTTTTACGCGGACTCGACGGTGTTCGATGTATTCACGCTGCCCTTCGTCGCCGGCGACCCCGCGCGCAGCCTGCGCAATCCGGAGTCGGCGGTCATCAGCGAGCGCATCGCCACGAAGTACTTTGGGACGATGGATCTCGCCTCGGTCGTCGGCCAGCGGCTGCAGGTATTGACGCAGAACGGGCCGAGCGACTTCGTGGTGGACGGCGTGATGCGCGACATGCCGGCGCAGTCCAGTCTCCAGATGGACATCCTCATCCCGTTCGCGCAATATCCGAATTTCGGCATGGGCGCCAATAACTGGGGCGGGCGGGCCTCCACCTATCTGTTGCTGGAGGAGGGGCAGGACCCCGCCGCCGTGGAGGCCGCGTTCGTTCCGCTGGTGCGATCGACGTTCGCCGATTTCATCGAACGGCGCCGCGAAGCCGGCTACCTGGCCGATGGCGACGACGCGTTCCGCCTCGTGCTCCAGCCGCTCGTGCGTCTGCATTTCCAGCCCGAGATCGTGAGCATCTACGAACAAGCGACGCATAACCCGCTTTATTCGTGGGCGATGGGCGGCATCGGCCTGCTCGTGTTGCTCATCGCGTGCATCAACTTCATGACGCTCGCCATCGGCCGTTCGTCGAGCCGGTCGCGCGAGGTGGGCGTCCGCAAGGTGCTCGGCGCCCGACGGGGGCAGCTCGCGCAGCAGTTCCTGGGCGAGGCCGCCGTGATGAGCGCCGCCGCGGTGGCCCTGGCGGTGATTCTGTGCTGGGCGGCGCTGCCGCTCTTCAAGTCGCTCACCGGCCTGCCGCTCACGATGCAGCCCCTGGCGACGCCGGCGTCGGTCGGTGCCCTGCTCCTGCTGGCCGCGGCGATCGGGCTGCTCGCCGGGAGTTACCCCACCTTCGTCCTGAGCGCCTTCAAACCCATCAACGCGCTGAAAGGGGAGGCGCGCGTGGGCGGACGCGTGCGGCTCACGCGGGGCCTGGTCGTCTTTCAGTATGCCCTCGCCATCGCGTTGATGATCGCGACCACGATCATGACGCGGCAGCTCAATTACCTCCGTCACAAGGATCTCGGGTTTGACAGCGAGCAGGTGGTCGTGCTCAATACCTTCGATTTCTCGGAGCAGTCCATCCAGACCGTCGAGTCGTTCAAGCAGGCGCTCGCCGGCCGGCCCGAAATCGTATCGGCCGCCGGCGCCGGGTATTCGTTTACGCGGAGCTACGATACCGTCTCGTGGCAGGAGCCGGACGGGACGCCCCGCGCATCGGCCCGGCTGCGCGTGGACTACGAGTACCTCGACACCGCCGGCATGGAGCTCGTCGCCGGCCGGAATTTTTCCCGCGACTACCCCTCCGATCCCACGCATGCGGCGATCGTCAACGAGAGTTTTGCGAAAGCCTTCGGTTGGGATCAGCCCATCGGTCAACGCCTCCTCGGGTACAACGACGACGAGGGAGCCGAGCCGCTCACCGTGATCGGCGTGGTCAAGGATTATCACTCGCGCTCGCTGCACGAGCCCATCGGACCCTCGTTCTGGCACATGACGCCATCGTACGGCTTCGGCAACGTGCTGGTCCGCGTCCGCCCCGGGCGCGTGACCGAGGCGCTGCAAACGATCGAGGACACCTGGAAAGCCGTGTCGCCGGACCACCCGTTCAGCTTCTTTTTCCTGGATGACGACGTGCAGCAGCAGTATGCGGCGGAGCGCCGGTGGGGGCAGATCGTGGGGTATTCGACGCTGTTCGCCATCCTCATCGCGTCGATGGGGCTGGTGGGTCTCGCTGCGCTGGCGGCATCGCGGCGGACGAAGGAGATCGGCGTACGCAAGGTGCTGGGCGCGAGCGTGCCGGCGCTGGTCGGGCTCCTCTCCAGGGATTTTCTGAAGCTGGTGGCGCTCGCGACCGTGATCGCGTGGCCGATCGCCTTTTTTGGCATGCGGCGCTGGCTCGAGACGTTCGCGTACCGGTCCGACATGAACGCCGGCATCTTCCTGCTGGTAGGGCTCGCCGCCGTGCTCATCGCCTTCCTCGCCATCGCCTACCAGGCCATCCGCGCGGCGATCGCCGACCCCGTGAAAAGCCTCCGCTACGAATAG
- a CDS encoding ABC transporter permease has translation MLKNYLKIALRTMAQQKLYSGLNVFGLALGIASFLLIYFFIQFELSHDRFHPGADDVYRIIERQPNNVFMGNDRFAVTPAPLARTLEADFPQVLHATSVANIGVLLGTDDANFMEDGIWADSSFFDVLPFPMLRGDAATALRGPDGMVLSATLAKRLFGEEDPLGQTLDVRTWSGVQPFTVSAVMEDVPENAHFTFDFVLPIHANDNYVGSLTRWTNNSYVTYFRLQTGSDSEALQTAMPDFVLRHVGAEQAHNYEYIVEALTDIHLYSNANFDLGQSGDIRYVYLFGAIGLVILLLACINYMNLAIARSIKRAREVGLRQAIGARRGQLIVQFISESVLMAFVALVLGILLARYGTPVFGALVDRPIAIAWDQPLLYPVLLALMIFVGLVSGSYPAFYMAKLRPIQTLKGSVSGGPDRSRLQRMLIVVQYTASIVLIAGSLVIYRQLQYIQNLDVGYNREQVVSLPIYDSGLRQQSDVLIETLRRHPNVRSVTTVSSLPTNIESSNGVQAWEGHEGDAELTVYQANVTYDFFDVFEIPIVAGRRFTPDFTSDSLQAIILNETAVAALGWTPETAVGKRFTDDGQVIGVMKDFHLHSLHLPIAPMMVRMSGNWYNRVAVRIAPTDIPATLAFITSTLDTFTDYPVEYTFLDDDFDALYRSERRLGQTFSYFTLIAVLIASLGLFGLAAYATERRSKEIGIRKVLGASVSNLVSLLSREFIALVVVAFAVAIPVAYFTMERWLDSFAYRMPLGMGVFLAAGVLAIAIALLTVIYQAVRAALADPVDSLRYE, from the coding sequence ATGCTGAAAAACTACCTCAAGATCGCCCTGCGCACGATGGCGCAGCAGAAGCTGTACAGCGGCCTGAACGTGTTCGGGCTGGCGCTGGGTATCGCGTCGTTTCTGCTCATCTACTTCTTTATCCAGTTCGAACTGAGCCACGACCGGTTTCACCCCGGGGCGGATGACGTCTACCGCATCATCGAACGACAGCCCAACAATGTCTTCATGGGCAACGACCGGTTCGCCGTCACGCCGGCGCCGCTCGCGCGGACGCTCGAGGCGGACTTCCCGCAGGTGCTCCATGCGACCTCCGTCGCAAATATCGGGGTGCTGCTCGGCACCGACGACGCGAATTTTATGGAAGACGGCATCTGGGCGGATTCCAGCTTCTTCGACGTGCTGCCGTTCCCGATGCTGCGGGGCGATGCCGCGACCGCCCTCCGAGGGCCCGATGGGATGGTGCTCTCGGCTACGCTCGCGAAGCGCCTCTTCGGCGAGGAAGACCCCCTCGGTCAGACCCTCGACGTCCGGACCTGGTCCGGCGTGCAGCCGTTCACCGTCTCGGCCGTGATGGAGGACGTGCCTGAAAATGCCCACTTCACGTTCGACTTCGTGCTTCCCATCCACGCGAACGACAATTATGTCGGAAGCCTGACCCGTTGGACCAACAACTCCTACGTGACGTATTTCCGCCTGCAGACCGGGAGCGATTCGGAGGCCCTGCAGACGGCCATGCCCGACTTCGTGCTGCGGCATGTGGGCGCGGAGCAGGCGCACAACTACGAATACATCGTCGAGGCGCTGACGGATATCCATCTGTATTCGAATGCCAATTTCGATCTCGGTCAGTCGGGAGACATTCGCTATGTCTATCTCTTCGGCGCCATCGGGCTGGTTATCCTGTTGCTGGCCTGCATCAATTACATGAACCTGGCGATCGCCCGATCCATCAAGCGCGCGCGGGAAGTGGGGCTGCGCCAGGCCATCGGGGCGCGACGAGGGCAGCTCATCGTGCAGTTCATCAGCGAATCCGTGTTGATGGCTTTTGTCGCGCTCGTGCTCGGGATCCTGCTGGCGCGGTACGGAACGCCCGTGTTCGGGGCCCTCGTGGATCGACCGATCGCCATCGCGTGGGATCAGCCCTTGCTGTATCCCGTGCTGCTGGCGTTGATGATCTTTGTCGGTCTCGTTTCCGGCAGCTACCCGGCCTTTTACATGGCGAAGCTGCGGCCCATCCAGACCCTCAAAGGCAGCGTCAGCGGGGGGCCGGACCGATCCCGGTTGCAGCGCATGCTGATCGTGGTGCAATACACCGCGTCGATCGTGCTCATCGCCGGCAGCCTGGTCATCTACCGGCAACTGCAGTACATCCAGAACTTGGACGTCGGCTACAACCGCGAGCAGGTCGTCAGCCTGCCGATCTACGATAGCGGGCTGCGGCAGCAGTCCGACGTCCTGATCGAGACCCTGCGCCGCCATCCCAACGTGCGCTCGGTGACCACCGTGAGCAGCCTCCCCACCAACATCGAATCGTCGAACGGCGTGCAGGCGTGGGAAGGGCACGAAGGCGACGCGGAGTTGACCGTTTATCAGGCCAACGTGACCTACGATTTCTTCGATGTGTTCGAGATTCCCATCGTCGCCGGCCGGCGATTCACGCCCGACTTCACCAGCGACTCGCTGCAGGCCATCATCCTGAACGAAACGGCCGTAGCCGCGCTCGGCTGGACGCCCGAAACGGCCGTCGGCAAGCGGTTCACGGACGACGGGCAGGTGATCGGCGTGATGAAAGACTTCCACCTGCACTCGCTCCACCTGCCGATAGCGCCGATGATGGTGCGGATGAGCGGCAACTGGTACAACCGCGTGGCGGTCCGCATCGCCCCGACCGACATCCCGGCAACCCTGGCGTTCATCACGTCGACCCTCGACACCTTCACGGACTACCCGGTCGAGTACACCTTCCTGGACGACGACTTCGACGCGCTGTACCGCTCGGAACGCCGGCTCGGCCAGACCTTCAGCTACTTCACGCTGATCGCCGTGCTCATCGCCTCGCTGGGCCTGTTCGGCCTCGCGGCGTACGCGACCGAGCGGCGCTCGAAAGAGATCGGCATCCGGAAGGTCCTCGGGGCGTCGGTCTCCAACCTGGTGTCGCTGCTCTCGCGGGAGTTCATCGCGCTCGTGGTCGTCGCGTTCGCCGTCGCGATTCCGGTGGCGTACTTCACGATGGAGCGCTGGCTCGACAGCTTTGCCTACCGCATGCCGCTGGGGATGGGCGTGTTTCTGGCCGCCGGCGTGCTGGCCATCGCCATCGCCCTGCTGACGGTGATCTACCAGGCGGTCCGCGCCGCCCTCGCGGATCCGGTGGATAGTTTGCGGTATGAATGA